A single window of Agromyces aureus DNA harbors:
- a CDS encoding DUF6093 family protein, giving the protein MTAADIDLLLARREAESEMRDKCIIVDPAGSKTWNAATLQYDVTPLTIYTGKCKVRFGKVGVRQGEQAGQIFIDQDATLSLPMTAPGSAGVRKDHVATITESATDDALVGVVLKVGAARRQSNATSRRFPVEETQ; this is encoded by the coding sequence ATGACGGCCGCGGATATTGACCTGCTCCTCGCCAGGCGCGAGGCAGAGTCCGAGATGCGGGACAAGTGCATCATCGTCGACCCCGCTGGGTCGAAGACGTGGAACGCGGCGACGCTGCAGTACGACGTCACCCCGCTCACGATCTACACCGGCAAGTGCAAGGTCCGCTTCGGCAAGGTTGGCGTCCGCCAAGGCGAGCAGGCCGGCCAGATCTTCATCGACCAGGACGCCACGCTATCGCTCCCGATGACTGCACCCGGGTCTGCTGGCGTCCGCAAGGACCACGTCGCGACCATCACCGAGTCCGCGACGGACGACGCACTCGTGGGCGTGGTGCTGAAGGTCGGCGCGGCACGCCGGCAGTCCAACGCGACCTCGCGCCGCTTCCCCGTGGAGGAGACCCAGTGA